The sequence below is a genomic window from Streptomyces sp. B21-105.
ACTCGATCACGCGGGCAAGCCCCCCATCGCCTCGGGCGAGCTGCGGCCGTGGGCGGACTCAGTTCGTCTGCTGGCCTCGCTGCCCAACACCGTCTGCAAGCTCTCCGGCATGGTGACCGAGGCCGACTGGGACCGGTGGAGCGTCGAGGACCTCCGGCCATACGCGGACACGATGCTGGACGTCTTCGGCCCGCGGCGGCTGATGTTCGGATCCGACTGGCCCGTCTGCCGGCTGGCCGCCACATACGCCGAAGTCATCTCCACCGCACGGGAGTTGATGGCCGCTCTCCGTCCCGACGAACAACACGAGGTCTTCACCGGAACCGCTCTGAGGACCTACGGCCTGACGTTCACCGGCTCACCGGCCGCTCAGGAAGCACCATGCGCATAGTTCCCTCCATCACCTGTTTCAACGACGTGATGTTCCCCCGCACCGGCCGCGCGGTGACCGAACTGCTGGAACGGCTCGGCCACCGTGGAGTTCCCGCAGGACCAGACCTGCTGCCGCCAGACGCACTTCAACACCGGCTACCGCCCCGAGACCCTGCCCATGGTGCGCCGATTCGCGGAGGTCTTCGACGGCTACGACGCCGTGGTCACCCCTTCCGGCTCCTGACAGAGTCCGGCCACCTGAGCCACGTTGCGCGCCCAGATCGCCGACGGTCCTGCGACATCGGCGGGTTGTTCGCCGACCGCAAGGAACAGTGGTTCTGACGAGGTGACTTCCCGGCCGGCTGAGATGACCCCGGCCAACGAGCTCTACGCCCGATGACTGCAGTTCGCCGCGTTCCGGCCGATAGGTCGCCGATCAGTCCGCGGCGGAACCGCCGAGCGCGGACAGCTCGGGCCCGAGACCGCCGGGACGCTGGACCGCCGGCCGGCGCCGGGCCGAGCGGTGAAGTCTCGGGCGGTGTTCGGCACCGGGCTGCCGTGCCGTCTTCGTCGACACCTCGGGAAACCGCCGCCGCGCATACTGCTCACGCCTGTGCGCCATGCGGGTCCACGTGTCCGCGCACCGCGATCGCAAGCGGCGGCCGCAAGGCCATCCACGTCGACCGTGCCGTTCCCGCCGGAGTTCAAAGGGTTGCGCGCAGGTGGCTGACGGTGACGAAGTGGTAGCCGCGGGCGGTGAGGGTGCGCAGGATCTCGGGGACGGCGGCGACCGAGGTGGGGTGGATGTCGTGGATCAGGACGACGTCGTTGGGTTCGGCCTGGGAGATGACGGTCCGGGCGACCTTGGCCGGGTCGTGGGTCTTCCAGTCCAGGGTGTCCATGTCCCACAGGACGGGGGAGAGGCTGGTGGCCGCCTTGACCTCGTCGTCGATCGCGCCGTACGGCGGGCGGAACAGTGTCGGCTCCTTGCCGGTCGCGTCCTTGATCGCCGTGGTGGTGCGCTCCAGCTGGGAGCGGATCTGGGCTGGGGTGAGATTGGTGAGGACCGGGTGGTTCCAGGAGTGGTTGGCGACCTCGTGGCCGGACTTCATCTCGGCGCGGACGATGTCCGGGTGGGTGGCGACGTTCTGGCCGACGACGAAGAAGGTGGCGCGCGCCTTGTACTGGGCGAGGTTTTTGAGCAGCGTTCCCGTCTCGGGGGCGGCGGGGCCGTCGTCGAAGGTCAGGGCGATGCACTTGGCCTTGGAGCAGTCCGTGGTGTCCTCGCCCGGGTCCGGCTGGGCGGCGACGGCCGGGGCGGGTGTGCGGGTGCCACCGAGGTCGAGCTTGTCGTCCGGGTCGGTGGTCTCCGCCTGGGCGCGGCTGCCGAAGTCGGACAGCCACGGGGTGACGATCGCCCTGGGGAGGGTGACAGAGATGCGGCCGGCAGGGGGGAGGCCGACCGTGTCCCGGTCGAAGTCCACCCTCAGATCTCCGTCGGCGGTGAAGGCCATGTCGTCCAGGTAGGAGTCCCGGTACTCCCGGTCGCCGAGCGCCGCGTCGACGCTCTCGGGAGTGACCCCTTCCCGCTTCTCCAGGCCCTTCTTCAGGGCCGAGACGAAGGTGTCACGGGAACCGTCCGCGATGAGCCCGGGGGAGGGCCGGTACTTCTTGGCGGCGCCGTCGTACCAGTACGTCCTGGTGCCTATGCCGTCCGCGTTCGACGTACGGTCGACTGTCGTCAGCCGGACGCCCAGCACGTCGCCGGAGGCCACGAGGAACGAGAAGCTGACGTTCAGCTCGGGGCCCTCCGACCCGTCCGCGCCGCCGCAGCTCGGCGGGCCGCCGATGTCCTCGCCGAGGAAGCCCGCGAGGCGCACCTCCACGTCCCTTTTCATCGCGGCCGTCATCGCCCCGGCGCCGGGGACGTCCGGGTAGCTCGTAGCCCAGGGGCACGAACGGTCGGTGCTGCTGTCGCTGACGATGTTCACGCCCTTGAGCTTGCTCAGGTCGACCTGGGTGCCGGTGCCGTTGCCTCGGGTCCGGGACGGGTTGTCCGCGGAGGGCGCGGAGTCCGCCGGGGAGGAGCCGGTGGAGCAGGCGCCCGTGAGGGCGAGCGAGCCGAGCAGGAAAAGCACGGGGGCGAGGGCGTGTCGAGGCATACGTGAACCTGGGTCCGTGAGGTGCCGGGGGCATGAGTGCGGGCGTGCGGTGCACGAGCTGTCGCGGCGCTGCGACGTCCCGCTGCGGGTGCCTTGCGATGGGCAAGAGCTTTCTTTTTGCCGGGTCAAGCTATGTTTTCGGCCGGTCTCCCGCAATCCTCTTGGCCGCCGCCGGAGCGGATGTGACCACTCTCTCTCCGGCCAAGCTGCCGGGCGCCCCATGCATCGCGCGAGGAGACGCCCGAGTCGTGCTGTGGGAGCGGCCCACGCACGGGTTCAGCGGTCCGGTGGAGCTGCTGACCGGTCCGTGGACGCCCAAGACTCTGACGCAGTCCGATGGGCCCCCCGTCACCGTGCCCCCGATCGCTGCCCGAGGTCCTCCCACCCCCGGGCCTGCGGTCGGGCTCACCACCGCCACACTCGTGGTGCGACGGCCACCGATCGACACGTCACACCGTCCGGGGCCATTTCGTCATTCCGTGCGGACGCGGTGAAGCTGCCGAACGGCGACTGGCTGGACCGCCGACTGTCAGCCATCACACAGCTCGTCGCCGGCGGCCACCACGACGCGCACCGCGAGTCTCTGCCGCCTGTCGTGCCGTAGTCGGAAAGGCGGGCCGGGCCTGTTGGAGCGAAGCCGAGAGGGGCGGGGGAGGCGTAGACCCTGCCGGTCCGCTGGTTGACGGCGAGACCCGCCGGCCGGGCACCCTCGACGGTGCCCGCTCCTTCTCCTTGCAGATACGCATCCCCAGCCCCCCATGGTGGTCGGCGAGGCTGGGAGTCTGGTCCGCACGTGGAGAGGGCCGCGACCGGGTGTCGTGACCCTCGCTCGGGGCCCTGCGTGGAGCAGGCCCTGTTTCCACCGGGGTGGCCGGGGGACTCAGCGGGATCCGCTGTTGGTCAGTCCTTGCCGGTGAGCCGCCAGATCTTGTTCTTCTTGGTGGTCAGGGTGCTGCCGGTGTCGCATGTCCATTGGTGGATGAGGGTGCGGGGCGCGGTGGAGATGGTGCTGACGTCGACGCACTCGCTGCTGTTCACGGCGACGAGCTGGTGGTCGTGGCTGTTGCCGAGCGCGGTCACCGTGCTCAGCTTGAACCGCTGGTTGGTGCCCCCGTGGCAGGTCCACTGCTGGACGGCGGCGCCGTTGGCGGTGGAGTAGTAACCGGCGATCCGCCGCTATGTTGCCGCGCTGCTTCGGCCACTCGAATTCATGGAGCTGTGGGCGCCTCCTCCTTTGAGACGGGATACGAGGGGCCTGGGCCGGCTGACCCATGGCGGTGCGTAGTCCGACTTCCGGTCGAGCGCCTTCGCTGCTGACTGCCGTCCAGACCGTCCGCGTGACGGTGATCACGGACGTCCTTCGGGGGGTGCTGCGTAGGCTTGGGCCGTCGCCACGGCGGGGTCCGCGAGAGGTGGCGAAGCCCTCCTCCAGTCACCTGACGAGGCGTCAGGAAAGTCAGCGAGTGGTCAGCATGAGTCCTGAATAACCTTTGGACAGCTGCCCGAACATGCGACTCGTTGTAGGGTGTCGAAACAGCCCTTGACCTGCAAAAACGCAGGCAGGGAGCCTACTTGTGGGAGTGCCCCGATGTTGCGTACCATGTTCAAGTCCAAGATCCACCGTGCCACCGTCACCCAGGCCGACCTGCACTACGTGGGATCGGTGACCATCGACGCCGACCTGTTGGACGCCGCCGATCTGCTGCCGGGCGAGCTCGTGCACATCGTCGACATCGCCAACGGGGCGCGGCTGGAGACGTACGTCATCGAAGGGGAGCGCGGCTCCGGTGTCGTCGGCATCAACGGCGCCGCCGCGCATCTCGTGCACCCCGGTGACCTGGTGATCATCATCAGTTACGCTCAGGTGACCGACGCCGAGGCGCGGGCACTGGAGCCGCGGATCGTGCACGTGGACGGTGACAACCGGATCGTGGCCCTGGGGGCCGACCCCTCGGAGCCGGTACCGGGCACCGACCAGGAGCGCAGCCCGCACGCGGTGTCGGTCTGACCGAAGCCGTCAGCGCAGTCACCGCACCGGGAGAGCCCCATGAGCGACATCGAGATCCGCGACGACCGGGCGGCGGGCCGCCTCGAAGCCGTCGGCGACGGCGGTGAAGTCGTCGGCCGTATCGAGTACTTCGTCCTCGACTCGCC
It includes:
- a CDS encoding polysaccharide deacetylase family protein produces the protein MPRHALAPVLFLLGSLALTGACSTGSSPADSAPSADNPSRTRGNGTGTQVDLSKLKGVNIVSDSSTDRSCPWATSYPDVPGAGAMTAAMKRDVEVRLAGFLGEDIGGPPSCGGADGSEGPELNVSFSFLVASGDVLGVRLTTVDRTSNADGIGTRTYWYDGAAKKYRPSPGLIADGSRDTFVSALKKGLEKREGVTPESVDAALGDREYRDSYLDDMAFTADGDLRVDFDRDTVGLPPAGRISVTLPRAIVTPWLSDFGSRAQAETTDPDDKLDLGGTRTPAPAVAAQPDPGEDTTDCSKAKCIALTFDDGPAAPETGTLLKNLAQYKARATFFVVGQNVATHPDIVRAEMKSGHEVANHSWNHPVLTNLTPAQIRSQLERTTTAIKDATGKEPTLFRPPYGAIDDEVKAATSLSPVLWDMDTLDWKTHDPAKVARTVISQAEPNDVVLIHDIHPTSVAAVPEILRTLTARGYHFVTVSHLRATL
- a CDS encoding RICIN domain-containing protein, whose amino-acid sequence is MAGYYSTANGAAVQQWTCHGGTNQRFKLSTVTALGNSHDHQLVAVNSSECVDVSTISTAPRTLIHQWTCDTGSTLTTKKNKIWRLTGKD
- the panD gene encoding aspartate 1-decarboxylase; amino-acid sequence: MLRTMFKSKIHRATVTQADLHYVGSVTIDADLLDAADLLPGELVHIVDIANGARLETYVIEGERGSGVVGINGAAAHLVHPGDLVIIISYAQVTDAEARALEPRIVHVDGDNRIVALGADPSEPVPGTDQERSPHAVSV